The Pseudomonadota bacterium DNA segment GGCGGTCTATCCTCACCAACTGAAGAGCACCCATTGAGGCACCACGAAATCCGAGTAGATTGCGCTCATATTGGTTTCCATGCGCCCGTCCCCGTCTTGGTCGAGCAAGTAATAGGGTCTACCCACGGCGGGGATAACCTTGACCATGTAAAGATTTCCGTTCAGGCGATATTCCTCGATGATCGCGTCTTTCTTTTGGATGATCCGAATGTCCGGCTCAAGGGATTCGCCGCTTTGAACCGGCTCGGGAGGGGGCGGGGCGGCTTCCGGCAGCGGTTCCAAACTCGCGGGCGGTTCCGCGGCGATCACTTGCGCCGCGAAAAAAATTCCCAAGGCCAATAGCCTCATTGTCTGCATATTCTTAGCGTTCTAGCCCTGATTGCCGTCTGTGCTCGGCGGATTGTAGCACACGGGGCGCAGGTACCCGCTAATACGTTTAAGGACGCCCGTGATGGGCGCATTGCGTGCGGCTCATAAGTGCATGAGCATTTCTTGCTCTTCCGCCGAGAGCGCGAACCCGCGATGTTCGTAATGCCGGAAGATCGCATCGACCACCTCGCGCGGATCATCTACTACCTCAAACAGGTCAATATCCGTAGCGTCAATGGTGGCTTCGCCGACCAAGGTACTCTTGAACCACTCGATCAAGCCGCGCCAAAAGTCGCTTCCGACCAGGATGATCGGGATCTTCCGCGTCTTGCCGGTTTGGACCAGTGTCAAGATCTCGGCCAGCTCATCCAGGGTGCCGAACCCGCCCGGCAGCACCACATAGGCTGAAGCGTATTTGACGAACATCACCTTGCGGGGGAAGAAATGGCGAAAATTCAGGGTGATATTTTGGAAGGCGTTACCGCGCTCTTCCCGTAGTTGCATGTTGAGCCCGATGCTCGGTGAGCGACCCGCGTAGGCGCCCTTGTTCGCGGCCTCCATGATCCCCGGTCCCCCTCCGGTGACCACGGAGAAACCCGCGTCCGATACGCTATATCCGATCTCTTCGGCCAGCTTGGAATAGGGATGCTCGGCGCCGAAACGGGCGGACCCGAAGATGCTGACCGCGGGCCGGATCGCGGCCAGCCGCTCGAATCCCTCGACGAACTCTGCCATGATTTGGAACACCTTCCATGATTCGCGCACGAGCGCCGAATCGTTGATGGGCGCGAGCGCCGGGTGGCCGGCTTTGACGTTCTTATTCATAATGAACTATCAGCAGACTTTTCACACAGACACCATGGCCGAAGAGCTCTTAGTTCTGGTTGACGGTTCCTCTTATCTGTACCGTGCGTTTCACGCCCTGCCTCCGCTGAGCACCTCGCGGGGAGAACCGACGGGGGCCATTCACGGGTTTATCGCCATGCTGCGCCGGCTGCTGAAAGACTATACACCGAACTACCTGGCCGTGGTATTCGATGCCAAGGGCAAGACCTTTCGCGATGAAATGTATCCCGCTTACAAGGCGCACCGGCCCCCTATGCCGGAGGAGTTGCGGCTTCAGGTCGAGCCCCTGCACGCGGTCGTACGCGCCATGGGTGTCCCGATGCTGGTGATCGAGGGCGTCGAGGCCGACGATGTCATCGGGACCTTGGCGGTACAAGCGGCCGAGGCCGGTCTTCGCACCCTCATCGCAACCGGTGATAAGGACTTCGCGCAAATGGTTAGCGAGTTGGTGGGCCTAGTGAACACGATGGACAATAGTGTCATGGATCCCCAAGGCGTCGAGCGCAAATTCGGGGTCCCGCCCGCGCTCATCGTGGATTACTTAAGCTTGATCGGAGATAAGATCGACAATGTCCCCGGGGTGTCGAAGGTCGGACCCAAGACCGCCGTGGCATGGCTAAAGCAGTACCGCTGTCTCGATAACCTGCTTGCCCATGCCGGGGACATCAAAGGGACATTGGGGGATAACCTGCGCGCGAGCATGCAGCAGCTTGCCCTTTCCAAAAAGCTGGTCACGATCGCCTGCGCGGTCCCCCTCGATGCCACACCTAGGGACCTTAAGCCGCGGCCCCAAGACAACGAGACGCTGAAAGCGCTTTTCACCGAGCTTGAGTTCAAGACCTGGTTGAACGATCTCCTGGAAGAGGCATCCCGGCCCGAGCCGCTGGGCGAAGCCGCCGGCTATGAAACGATCTTGGACCGTGGACACCTCGATCGATGGATAGAGCGGCTCAGGCATGCGGAGCTTATCGCCTTTGATACCGAGACCACTAGTTTGGACTACATGCAGGCACTGCTGGTGGGCGTCTCGTTTTCCCTCCAAGAGGGGGAAGCGGCCTATGTACCGGTCGGTCATGATTATCCGGGCGCGCCTCTGCAAATATCGCGTGAGGAGGTGCTCGAGGCGCTCCGGCCGATCCTCGAGGACCCCCTGCGGCCGAAGCTCGGCCACAATCTCAAGTACGATATGAGCGTATTGGCGAACCACGGCGTGGAGTTGCGTGGGATCCGCTGTGACTCGATGCTGGAATCCTATGTCCTCGATAGCACCGCCACCCGCCACGATCTGGATTCCCTGGCACTCAAGTACCTGGGTGTGCGCACGATTCTATTTGAGGACGTGGCGGGTAAGGGAACTCACCAGCTCAGTTTCAATCAGGTGCCTGTCGATCGAGCCGCGACCTATGCCGCGGAAGATGCGGAGGTGTGTTTGCGGTTGCACCAAACGTTCTGGCCGCGGCTCGCCGAAGAGTCCGGGTTGCGCCGGCTCTATGAAGAGATGGAAGTGCCGCTGGTGCCGGTCTTGTCGCGCATGGAACGCAACGGTGTTCAAATCGATGCGGAAATGTTGCGCGAGCAGAGCCGGGCCTTGGGCCGGCGGCTGTTGGAAGTCGAAGCCGAGGCGCACGCGCTCGCGGGCGAGCGCTTCAATCTCGATTCGCCGAAACAGATCCAGGAAATTTTGTACCACAAGCTCGGTTTACCCGTTAGGGCCAAGACACCCACGGGGCAGCCCTCCACCGGCGAGCCGGTGCTCCAGGACCTAGCCATCGAGTATCCCTTACCGCGATTGATACTCGAATATCGTGGCCTCGCGAAACTGAAAACAACTTACACGGACAAGCTTCCCCGGCAGATCGATGCGCGCACCGGACGGGTGCATACGAGCTACC contains these protein-coding regions:
- a CDS encoding DUF2782 domain-containing protein: MRLLALGIFFAAQVIAAEPPASLEPLPEAAPPPPEPVQSGESLEPDIRIIQKKDAIIEEYRLNGNLYMVKVIPAVGRPYYLLDQDGDGRMETNMSAIYSDFVVPQWVLFSW
- a CDS encoding TIGR00730 family Rossman fold protein — translated: MNKNVKAGHPALAPINDSALVRESWKVFQIMAEFVEGFERLAAIRPAVSIFGSARFGAEHPYSKLAEEIGYSVSDAGFSVVTGGGPGIMEAANKGAYAGRSPSIGLNMQLREERGNAFQNITLNFRHFFPRKVMFVKYASAYVVLPGGFGTLDELAEILTLVQTGKTRKIPIILVGSDFWRGLIEWFKSTLVGEATIDATDIDLFEVVDDPREVVDAIFRHYEHRGFALSAEEQEMLMHL
- the polA gene encoding DNA polymerase I — encoded protein: MAEELLVLVDGSSYLYRAFHALPPLSTSRGEPTGAIHGFIAMLRRLLKDYTPNYLAVVFDAKGKTFRDEMYPAYKAHRPPMPEELRLQVEPLHAVVRAMGVPMLVIEGVEADDVIGTLAVQAAEAGLRTLIATGDKDFAQMVSELVGLVNTMDNSVMDPQGVERKFGVPPALIVDYLSLIGDKIDNVPGVSKVGPKTAVAWLKQYRCLDNLLAHAGDIKGTLGDNLRASMQQLALSKKLVTIACAVPLDATPRDLKPRPQDNETLKALFTELEFKTWLNDLLEEASRPEPLGEAAGYETILDRGHLDRWIERLRHAELIAFDTETTSLDYMQALLVGVSFSLQEGEAAYVPVGHDYPGAPLQISREEVLEALRPILEDPLRPKLGHNLKYDMSVLANHGVELRGIRCDSMLESYVLDSTATRHDLDSLALKYLGVRTILFEDVAGKGTHQLSFNQVPVDRAATYAAEDAEVCLRLHQTFWPRLAEESGLRRLYEEMEVPLVPVLSRMERNGVQIDAEMLREQSRALGRRLLEVEAEAHALAGERFNLDSPKQIQEILYHKLGLPVRAKTPTGQPSTGEPVLQDLAIEYPLPRLILEYRGLAKLKTTYTDKLPRQIDARTGRVHTSYHQAVAATGRLSSSDPNLQNIPVRTEEGRRIRRAFAAPPGQRLVAADYSQIELRIMAHLSGDPLLRQAFATGQDVHRATAAEIFGLKPEMVGAEQRRAAKAINFGLIYGMSAFGLARQLGIDRGAAQDYIDRYFSRYPGVKAFMEEIRVRARRQGYVETVYHRRLYLPEINSRNTQRRQYAERTAINAPMQGTAADIIKRAMIEVDRWLHGEGIPAKLIMQVHDELVLEAAEEAVEQVRARLASIMAGAAELAAPLVVDIGVGANWDEAH